The Bacteroidia bacterium genome includes a window with the following:
- a CDS encoding acetyl-CoA C-acetyltransferase gives MAEAYIFDAVRTPRGKGKKDGSLHEVRPVRLVTTLLQALKDRNQLDTSLVEDLVLGCVTQIGEQGGELGKTVSMAAGYNQRVAGVTVNRFCASGLEAVNQIAAYVMSGQVELGIAAGVESMSRIAMGSDGGAMYMDPAVAVPTYFVPQGVAADLLATKYGYSRLDADSFAVESHQKASVARAAGKFNRSIVPVKDINGLVILDKDETIRENASVEAMSSLAPSFEQYGQMGGFDAVAIQKYPEIERVIHIHHAGNSSGIVDGASAMIIGSKAAGERSGLKPRAKIRSFCVIGTEPTIMLTGPMPATLKAVEKAGLKLQDIDLFEVNEAFAAVVLRFMHELNIPADKVNVNGGAIAMGHPLGATGGVILGTLLDELEYRNKRYGVATLCVGGGMGIATVIERV, from the coding sequence ATGGCAGAGGCATATATATTTGATGCAGTACGTACCCCACGGGGAAAAGGTAAAAAAGATGGATCTTTACACGAAGTACGTCCTGTTCGGTTAGTAACTACTTTATTACAAGCACTTAAAGATAGAAATCAGTTAGATACTTCTCTGGTTGAGGATTTGGTGTTAGGTTGCGTTACCCAGATAGGAGAGCAGGGGGGAGAGTTGGGTAAGACTGTTTCGATGGCTGCCGGATACAACCAGCGTGTTGCCGGAGTTACTGTTAATCGCTTTTGCGCAAGCGGTTTAGAAGCCGTTAATCAAATAGCGGCATACGTGATGAGCGGCCAAGTAGAATTGGGCATAGCTGCCGGAGTAGAGTCAATGTCGCGTATTGCGATGGGTAGCGACGGTGGTGCTATGTATATGGATCCTGCCGTAGCAGTACCTACTTATTTTGTTCCGCAGGGTGTTGCCGCTGATTTGCTTGCCACAAAGTATGGCTATTCCCGCTTAGATGCAGATAGCTTCGCCGTAGAATCCCACCAAAAAGCCAGCGTAGCCAGAGCAGCCGGTAAGTTTAACCGCTCAATAGTTCCCGTAAAAGACATAAATGGTTTAGTTATCTTAGACAAAGATGAAACTATTCGCGAGAACGCCTCTGTTGAAGCCATGAGTAGTTTAGCTCCTTCTTTTGAGCAATATGGCCAAATGGGTGGTTTTGACGCAGTGGCTATCCAGAAATACCCTGAAATTGAGAGAGTTATTCATATTCATCATGCTGGTAATTCTTCCGGTATCGTAGATGGAGCTTCGGCTATGATTATTGGGAGCAAAGCTGCCGGAGAGCGCAGCGGGCTAAAGCCCAGAGCTAAAATCCGCTCCTTTTGCGTTATCGGCACAGAGCCTACCATTATGCTAACCGGCCCAATGCCCGCTACCCTTAAAGCCGTCGAAAAAGCCGGCCTAAAACTACAAGATATTGATTTATTTGAAGTTAATGAAGCATTTGCCGCCGTTGTATTGCGGTTTATGCACGAACTAAATATCCCTGCCGACAAAGTAAACGTCAACGGCGGTGCTATTGCTATGGGGCATCCTCTTGGGGCTACAGGAGGTGTGATTTTGGGCACGCTGTTAGACGAACTTGAATACCGCAACAAACGCTATGGCGTAGCAACCCTTTGTGTAGGCGGCGGAATGGGAATCGCAACCGTGATAGAAAGAGTTTAA